In one Magnetococcus sp. PR-3 genomic region, the following are encoded:
- a CDS encoding PAS domain-containing protein, which translates to MSALLGGGIISGITYLLFLRPISEACRSCEQSLKSMQQDEQLLAQVRAAQEELKVSEERLALAMKGADFGLWDWDVAHEKLFFSRRWKGMLGYNTQELENTYETWSERVHPDDLYQAERVIRQTLTGEGSDYTCEFRMRHKQGHYVDILSCGHLLRDEEGQPLRMVGTHIDLTKRRASERALADYSRRLKLAAKAGGIGVWQWDVVTNTLSWDERMFSLYRVAQESFGAEYTVWQKSVLIEDLSRVEAELQQAINGGVDFNTVFRIRWPNGDIRYIQAAAVVVRDEENNPLQMVGVNWDISEQKQNEDTLQEYTRRLELAARAGGLGVWLLNLKNQDLSWDDRLFAMYQIPKEKFSGIYEAWQQAVLPEDRERAEAELQAAVDGGAAFDTQFRVRWPDGSIRTIKASAVVVYDEHNQPERMVGVNWDITEQKEQEQQILDAMHQAEKANLAKSEFLAHMSHDLRTPINAILGMAEMLQLANLTTDELSYLQVLSRSGEVLLNLVNDILDISKIEAGELVLEPARVDIQQLAREALAMVEVQARTKGVSISLNWDQHLPKHVLVDGQRLSQVLHNLLGNAVKFTDKGSVSLGVSQPSDGCVLFEVCDCGVGISPADQQRIFAPFAQVLEGAGAARSGSGLGLTICTNLVEAMGGTMQLESKVGQGSRFFFSLALPQADLDKPSSLAPTNNQAYVQPKIASNKHLRILLVDDSLDNRLLIEAFLKHSGHVLQCAEDGLKGYEMMISHHYDLILMDIQMPRLDGYGSVEKIRAWEARQPNRKPIPIIALTANAMRQDRDRALANGFDDYLTKPIRKKSLLAALQSYTVG; encoded by the coding sequence GTGTCCGCACTGCTTGGTGGTGGTATTATTTCAGGTATCACTTACCTGCTTTTCCTACGCCCCATATCCGAAGCCTGCCGTAGTTGTGAGCAATCTTTAAAGTCAATGCAGCAGGATGAACAGTTGCTGGCTCAGGTGCGCGCCGCACAAGAAGAGCTCAAAGTAAGCGAAGAGCGCTTAGCACTGGCTATGAAGGGTGCTGACTTTGGCTTATGGGACTGGGATGTGGCTCATGAAAAGCTCTTTTTTTCCAGAAGATGGAAAGGCATGCTGGGCTATAACACCCAAGAGCTGGAAAATACCTATGAGACATGGAGTGAACGGGTTCACCCGGATGATCTGTACCAAGCCGAGAGGGTTATTCGTCAAACATTGACCGGTGAGGGCAGTGATTATACCTGTGAGTTTCGAATGCGTCATAAACAGGGGCACTATGTGGATATCCTCTCGTGCGGGCATCTGCTTAGGGATGAGGAAGGGCAACCCCTGCGCATGGTTGGAACCCATATTGATTTAACTAAACGTAGAGCCTCCGAACGGGCATTGGCAGACTACTCTAGACGCCTAAAGTTAGCAGCCAAAGCGGGTGGTATTGGTGTTTGGCAGTGGGATGTTGTAACCAATACTCTTAGCTGGGATGAACGCATGTTCTCCTTGTACCGTGTGGCTCAAGAATCTTTTGGGGCTGAATATACGGTATGGCAAAAAAGTGTTCTCATTGAAGATCTGTCCCGTGTCGAGGCAGAGTTGCAGCAGGCGATAAACGGTGGCGTTGACTTTAATACGGTCTTTAGAATACGTTGGCCAAATGGTGATATCCGCTATATTCAGGCAGCGGCTGTTGTGGTTAGAGATGAAGAGAATAACCCCTTACAAATGGTTGGCGTTAACTGGGATATCAGCGAGCAAAAACAGAATGAAGATACCCTTCAAGAGTATACCCGTCGTTTGGAGCTTGCTGCTCGGGCTGGTGGGCTTGGGGTCTGGTTGCTTAATTTAAAAAACCAGGACTTAAGCTGGGATGATCGATTGTTTGCCATGTATCAGATACCCAAAGAAAAATTTTCAGGTATTTATGAAGCGTGGCAGCAAGCGGTGTTACCAGAAGATCGTGAGCGTGCAGAAGCTGAGTTGCAGGCGGCTGTGGATGGCGGAGCAGCTTTTGATACGCAGTTTCGTGTGCGCTGGCCCGATGGTTCTATCCGTACCATCAAAGCTTCTGCGGTTGTGGTCTACGATGAGCATAATCAACCAGAACGTATGGTGGGTGTGAACTGGGATATTACTGAACAAAAAGAGCAAGAGCAGCAAATTTTGGATGCCATGCATCAAGCGGAAAAGGCCAATTTGGCTAAATCTGAGTTTCTTGCCCATATGAGCCACGATCTGCGTACCCCGATTAATGCCATTTTGGGCATGGCAGAGATGTTACAGTTGGCCAACCTGACAACAGATGAACTCTCCTACTTACAGGTGCTTTCTCGTTCTGGTGAAGTGCTGCTTAATTTGGTCAATGATATTTTAGATATTTCCAAGATCGAAGCTGGTGAGCTGGTGTTGGAACCAGCCCGGGTTGATATTCAACAATTAGCACGTGAAGCCTTGGCCATGGTGGAGGTGCAGGCTCGTACGAAGGGGGTATCTATTTCACTAAATTGGGATCAACATCTTCCTAAACATGTACTGGTAGATGGTCAGCGTTTAAGTCAGGTCCTGCATAACTTGCTGGGTAATGCGGTTAAATTTACGGATAAAGGCTCTGTAAGTTTAGGGGTCTCGCAGCCCAGTGATGGATGTGTTTTGTTTGAGGTATGTGATTGTGGTGTGGGTATTTCCCCCGCAGATCAGCAACGTATTTTTGCCCCCTTTGCTCAGGTGTTAGAGGGGGCAGGGGCCGCACGTAGTGGTTCTGGGCTGGGTTTGACCATCTGTACCAACCTGGTGGAAGCCATGGGGGGTACCATGCAATTAGAGAGTAAAGTGGGGCAGGGCAGTCGCTTCTTCTTCTCGCTGGCCTTACCTCAAGCTGACTTAGATAAGCCCTCTTCCTTGGCGCCAACGAACAACCAAGCCTACGTACAACCCAAGATAGCATCCAACAAACATCTACGGATTCTTTTAGTCGATGACTCACTAGATAACCGTTTGCTTATTGAGGCTTTTTTGAAACATTCTGGGCATGTGTTGCAGTGTGCTGAAGATGGCTTGAAAGGGTATGAAATGATGATCAGTCATCATTATGATCTGATCCTTATGGATATTCAGATGCCCCGTTTGGATGGCTATGGATCTGTTGAAAAAATTCGCGCTTGGGAAGCCCGGCAACCCAACCGCAAGCCTATTCCCATTATTGCATTAACCGCCAATGCCATGCGTCAGGACCGAGATCGGGCTCTGGCTAATGGGTTTGATGATTACCTTACCAAACCCATCCGTAAAAAAAGTCTTTTAGCAGCACTGCAAAGCTATACGGTTGGCTAA
- a CDS encoding GGDEF domain-containing response regulator, with protein MGHYQSNLATSKLHILYVEDEDIIRDELGSFLRRRVETLDTACNGEEGLEKFKANKPDIIVTDIRMPKMDGLQLAEAIRAIDPEVPIVVTTAYNDETFFLKAISIGIDEFILKPTNPDQLITAINKLAKHIEAKKESVRRQQFIEMLLESLPAFILVVNGDQIEHANAPLLHFLGLSHMEQLDSNGDLITRAICTEANDGLAHLLERGDWLSYLTQRCNTLPSVKLQEPGEPDKTPITCAISWSFDATAGRQVFTFTDLYLIQKKINDLEKQVYHDPLTGAANRSRLYEKFHEEMKRSERYGSPVSILLLDIDHFKQVNDTYGHNAGDQVLLDVVNRIQAHIRVTDLLGRWGGEEFLMIAPETIMGSALEVAEIIRGLIAQVPFGDVGQVTCSIGVGQLGKGESMHQCLERIDAALYRAKKQGRNRVEMADDN; from the coding sequence ATGGGGCACTATCAAAGCAATTTAGCCACCAGCAAACTACACATTCTTTATGTCGAAGATGAGGATATTATACGTGATGAGCTGGGGAGCTTTTTACGTAGACGTGTCGAAACCTTGGATACTGCGTGCAATGGTGAAGAGGGGCTGGAAAAATTCAAAGCCAATAAACCTGATATTATTGTTACCGATATCCGCATGCCTAAGATGGACGGTTTACAGTTAGCTGAAGCCATTAGAGCCATTGACCCTGAAGTCCCCATCGTTGTCACAACCGCCTATAATGACGAGACTTTTTTTCTTAAAGCCATCTCTATTGGTATTGATGAGTTTATTCTCAAGCCAACCAACCCTGATCAGCTGATTACGGCCATTAATAAACTGGCTAAACATATTGAAGCCAAAAAAGAGAGTGTCCGCCGCCAGCAGTTTATTGAGATGCTCTTAGAGAGCCTGCCAGCCTTTATTTTGGTGGTTAATGGAGACCAGATTGAGCACGCCAATGCGCCCCTACTCCATTTTTTGGGGTTAAGCCATATGGAGCAGCTTGATTCCAACGGAGACCTAATCACCCGCGCCATCTGTACAGAAGCTAACGATGGTTTGGCCCACCTGTTGGAAAGAGGGGATTGGCTGAGTTACCTGACCCAGCGCTGTAACACACTGCCCTCGGTCAAGCTACAAGAGCCAGGAGAGCCGGATAAAACCCCGATAACTTGTGCCATTTCCTGGAGTTTCGATGCGACAGCCGGGCGGCAGGTTTTTACCTTTACCGATCTTTATTTAATCCAGAAAAAGATCAATGATCTGGAAAAGCAGGTCTACCATGATCCTTTAACAGGTGCGGCCAACCGCTCACGGCTTTATGAGAAGTTTCATGAAGAGATGAAACGCAGTGAGCGCTATGGTTCCCCCGTTTCAATTCTGCTACTGGATATTGACCATTTTAAACAGGTTAACGACACCTATGGCCACAATGCGGGGGACCAAGTTTTGTTGGATGTGGTCAACCGTATACAAGCCCATATACGGGTTACCGACCTTCTGGGCCGCTGGGGGGGTGAAGAGTTTTTGATGATTGCCCCTGAAACCATTATGGGGTCTGCCCTGGAAGTTGCAGAGATCATTCGGGGTTTAATAGCCCAGGTACCCTTTGGTGATGTTGGACAGGTAACCTGTAGTATCGGCGTTGGCCAATTAGGCAAAGGGGAGTCTATGCACCAATGCCTGGAGCGTATTGATGCGGCCCTCTACCGTGCGAAGAAACAAGGGCGCAACCGGGTTGAAATGGCAGATGACAATTAA
- a CDS encoding ATP-binding protein has product MPPSLTQKMVHHFPKLLGQHTPWHIRLNVAFGLIASLVIISAVLSSYQLIRYGQLVERTIEQALPALEAAKELSEHSALLSAGLPALNHARTLDELEGVDTTLNTHRQQISSRLEQLKHWLPSQQLLQIQDQVEQMGDSFTQLIKLHAYRLKLEHKQDQNRKHLRDVRTAILDATAPLIYGTASLNQLFSRRVARRLKSEQLNLTFSTAKLHESLNHLARDLAELCFTPQADSTHALKSDLSQTPRKKIAQHIQQLRFFSEQLPELVDLLNMDLQGSLQDPKWPCHNQEQMPVLDVLNRLHHAQQSSAKLLIGHNRAIAQQLPKKIQALMQTTTKQLKLAMNIKADSNQLNNMLAAALFTQNMNELLPLNTTTHQTYAHFRNAVTQFKKVPLAERNPILKAKIIEILDYFQLIIEGETAIFPIQRKQLANQQGIKQNIEVNHRVARLLSTRVAKLVTDVKQGVEERRHTIGQSLPTQLWLLALTTAGSLVVVTLIALVTSRLLRRHQQQLTESEKRLRIVVENMPVLLLALDKQGHIVVWNSECERVTGFSESEVIGQPDILSKLYPDPQQQEWVATTFTQNSNNFRNVEITLTSKDGQQHTIAWSSIHRSYPIPGWEAWAVGVDVTERNTLEHELLLHRDHLDSLVHSRTQALEQAMRDLAQKSSENERLNEDLAERVEVEVEKNRTKDALLIHQSRLAAMGEMIGNIAHQWRQPLSAVNLMLFNIKDLHSFGELSPERLYEKVERASHLLQSMSHTIDDFRNFFKPDKVKERFDLKQTVEHALSLVHSAMENHQIEMRFTPPTQPVEILGYPRELSQVILLILNNAKDAIVEAGQEKGVISLNLTQSDSEAILEVQDNGTGIPDEILDRIFDPYFTTKDDNKGTGIGLYMGRMIVMEHMQGLIEAKNQAAGASFSIRIPLAEPNNGNE; this is encoded by the coding sequence ATGCCCCCATCCTTAACACAAAAGATGGTGCATCATTTCCCCAAATTATTGGGGCAACATACACCATGGCATATCCGACTTAATGTAGCTTTCGGCCTCATCGCATCCCTGGTCATCATCTCTGCGGTTCTTTCCAGTTATCAACTTATCCGTTATGGTCAACTGGTTGAGCGAACCATTGAACAGGCACTCCCCGCACTAGAAGCCGCTAAAGAGCTTTCAGAACACAGTGCCCTACTCTCTGCAGGCCTGCCGGCACTCAATCATGCCCGAACACTCGATGAGCTGGAGGGGGTCGATACAACCTTAAACACCCACCGACAGCAGATAAGTAGTCGCCTAGAACAGCTCAAACACTGGCTTCCATCGCAACAGTTGCTGCAAATTCAAGATCAAGTTGAGCAGATGGGGGACTCCTTTACCCAACTGATCAAACTCCATGCGTATCGATTAAAGCTTGAACATAAGCAAGATCAAAACCGTAAACATCTTCGGGATGTCCGAACCGCGATTTTGGATGCCACGGCCCCTTTGATTTATGGCACGGCCTCACTTAATCAGCTTTTTAGTCGCCGGGTCGCTCGACGCTTAAAGAGTGAACAGCTTAATCTTACCTTTAGCACGGCCAAGCTTCATGAAAGCCTGAATCATCTCGCAAGAGATCTTGCAGAACTGTGTTTTACCCCCCAAGCTGACTCGACACATGCCCTCAAAAGTGATCTCAGCCAAACACCCCGAAAAAAAATTGCACAACATATTCAGCAACTGCGTTTTTTTTCTGAGCAACTCCCTGAGCTTGTTGATCTTTTGAACATGGACCTGCAAGGGAGCTTACAAGATCCCAAATGGCCTTGCCATAATCAGGAACAGATGCCCGTTCTGGATGTTCTTAACCGTTTGCATCACGCCCAACAGAGCAGTGCCAAATTACTGATTGGACATAATAGAGCCATTGCACAGCAGCTCCCTAAAAAAATTCAAGCCTTGATGCAAACCACAACCAAACAATTGAAATTGGCTATGAATATCAAGGCTGACAGCAACCAACTCAATAACATGCTGGCGGCTGCTCTCTTTACACAAAACATGAATGAACTGTTGCCACTAAACACCACAACCCACCAGACTTATGCACACTTTCGTAATGCCGTCACACAGTTTAAAAAAGTGCCATTGGCGGAACGTAATCCAATTTTAAAAGCCAAGATCATTGAAATTCTGGATTATTTCCAGTTGATCATTGAGGGGGAAACCGCCATTTTTCCCATACAGCGTAAACAGTTGGCCAATCAGCAGGGTATTAAACAAAATATTGAGGTCAACCATCGGGTAGCCCGCCTACTGTCTACCCGTGTCGCCAAACTGGTCACAGATGTTAAACAAGGGGTTGAAGAGCGCCGTCATACCATTGGGCAGAGCCTACCGACACAATTATGGTTATTGGCACTAACGACAGCAGGGTCACTGGTAGTTGTGACGCTTATTGCCCTGGTGACAAGCCGCCTTCTGCGCCGCCATCAGCAACAACTGACAGAGAGTGAAAAACGCCTACGCATTGTGGTTGAAAACATGCCCGTTTTACTGCTGGCTTTAGATAAGCAGGGGCATATTGTTGTTTGGAATAGTGAATGTGAGCGGGTTACGGGTTTCTCTGAGTCTGAAGTCATTGGGCAACCTGATATCCTTTCTAAACTTTACCCAGACCCCCAACAACAGGAGTGGGTTGCCACAACCTTTACACAAAATTCCAATAATTTCAGAAATGTTGAAATCACCTTAACCAGTAAAGATGGACAGCAACACACCATTGCCTGGTCGAGTATTCACCGATCCTATCCTATACCTGGATGGGAAGCCTGGGCGGTTGGGGTCGATGTGACAGAGCGCAACACCCTGGAGCATGAACTTTTATTACACCGGGATCATCTGGATAGTCTGGTACACAGCAGAACACAAGCCCTTGAACAGGCCATGCGGGATTTGGCACAAAAAAGCTCTGAGAATGAACGCCTTAATGAGGATTTAGCTGAACGTGTTGAGGTTGAGGTTGAGAAAAACCGCACAAAGGATGCTCTTTTAATTCATCAATCGCGTCTTGCGGCGATGGGGGAAATGATTGGGAATATCGCCCACCAATGGCGTCAACCTTTAAGCGCGGTTAACCTTATGCTATTCAACATAAAAGACCTACATAGTTTTGGTGAACTATCACCCGAACGGCTCTATGAAAAGGTTGAACGTGCCAGCCATTTACTCCAAAGCATGTCCCACACCATTGATGATTTCCGCAACTTCTTTAAGCCTGACAAAGTTAAAGAGCGTTTTGACCTGAAACAGACGGTTGAGCATGCCCTCTCCTTGGTGCATTCTGCGATGGAAAACCACCAAATTGAGATGCGCTTTACACCACCAACGCAGCCAGTAGAGATTCTGGGTTACCCCAGGGAACTTTCACAGGTAATTTTATTGATTCTCAATAACGCTAAGGATGCTATTGTAGAAGCTGGACAAGAAAAAGGGGTTATATCTCTTAATCTTACACAATCTGACAGCGAGGCCATTCTTGAAGTTCAAGATAATGGCACAGGTATTCCTGATGAAATTTTGGATCGTATTTTTGATCCCTATTTCACCACCAAGGATGATAACAAGGGGACCGGCATTGGCTTATACATGGGCCGGATGATTGTCATGGAGCATATGCAAGGCCTGATTGAGGCTAAAAACCAAGCAGCGGGGGCTAGCTTTAGCATACGCATTCCATTGGCAGAGCCAAATAATGGGAACGAATAG
- a CDS encoding substrate-binding domain-containing protein, producing MKTRYTLNLFIFLLLLGLWVTPTASAQSQQFLVGFSQATTTEPWRLLFNKLLREEAERHPQLRLLVRNAQDDIQKQIKDVQEFIKRDVDIILISPKVSTALTPVVNQAHKLGIPTIVLDRDLDNDHYTQFIGGDNLEIGRAAGRFVVKQLGGPGEAQGHIVEIWGGIKSTPAHDRHNGFFEIISQEPGIRILNPMQDGDWKQDQGYEIMVEALEKHAKIDIVYAHNDPMAFGAYLAAKDIGRERQIAFIGIDGIPQEGVRWVHQGIMKATFLYQTPGEEAIRQAIKLLNGNAIPKRVTLPTYAITKHNAEDILKKHGLLK from the coding sequence ATGAAAACCCGCTATACCTTAAACCTTTTCATCTTTCTACTGCTTCTTGGACTTTGGGTAACACCAACAGCCTCTGCTCAGTCACAACAATTTTTAGTCGGCTTTTCTCAGGCGACCACAACAGAGCCTTGGCGGTTGCTGTTTAATAAACTTCTTAGGGAAGAGGCTGAACGGCATCCCCAACTAAGACTACTGGTACGAAATGCCCAGGATGACATTCAAAAGCAGATTAAAGATGTGCAAGAGTTCATCAAACGAGATGTGGACATTATTTTAATCTCGCCAAAGGTTTCAACAGCTTTAACCCCTGTGGTTAACCAAGCGCACAAGCTGGGCATTCCCACCATTGTTCTAGACCGAGATCTTGATAACGACCACTACACCCAGTTTATCGGAGGGGATAATCTTGAAATTGGACGTGCCGCAGGACGTTTTGTAGTGAAACAATTGGGCGGCCCAGGAGAGGCACAAGGCCATATTGTAGAGATATGGGGTGGTATCAAATCAACCCCAGCTCATGACCGTCACAACGGCTTTTTTGAGATTATTTCCCAAGAGCCCGGCATTCGCATCCTCAACCCGATGCAAGATGGAGATTGGAAACAGGACCAAGGCTATGAAATTATGGTCGAAGCATTAGAAAAACATGCTAAGATCGATATTGTCTATGCCCATAATGACCCGATGGCCTTTGGCGCTTATCTCGCCGCAAAAGATATTGGACGAGAACGACAAATTGCTTTTATAGGTATTGACGGTATTCCGCAAGAAGGGGTGCGCTGGGTACACCAAGGCATTATGAAGGCCACCTTCCTTTATCAAACACCTGGCGAGGAAGCCATTCGGCAGGCGATCAAGCTACTCAATGGAAACGCCATACCCAAACGGGTCACCCTGCCAACCTATGCGATTACTAAACACAATGCAGAGGATATTTTAAAGAAGCATGGACTGTTAAAATAA
- a CDS encoding extracellular solute-binding protein, producing MPFIKRALLGALIFFTSLNSLLAEPTPNFQGQTIRVGVMDASAIGAPATVHARSWEQRTGGRVNVDKFAFQDLFKTFNQAIQDKTPAFDVIFYAPAWAGDFADHLQPVPLALRDAEHFIDIHPTYRDRLMHWGDEMIAVTVDGDLFLGYYRTDLFANRKNRIDFKSRYGYPLAPPATWRHYRDIAEFFTGRQRPNGHQLYGVAEAFKRGGQQFWDLFSRAAAYTNAPEQPGGQFFDPETMQAQINNPGWVQATTDYKEALSFAPPHAIDFGIVEARKAFLSGQTAMILDWADTATLAPDEKNSQVAGRVGYFTLPGADRVWNGRWKTYTPPHQTTFLAFGGWVASVPKNSQAKQAAWDYIMWYASPENSLADVVTSGTGINPYRESHFIAIDRWLGTLSLPSASNFLGVIQQSLDAPHVALDLRLPGFHQYTEALETELDTILRGKQPIQAGLDRVAQQWEIITDKLGRDKQRQHYRSSMGLSNSEGEEP from the coding sequence ATGCCATTCATCAAACGGGCCCTTTTGGGTGCGCTGATTTTTTTTACTTCATTGAACAGCCTTCTGGCTGAGCCCACCCCCAATTTTCAGGGGCAAACCATCCGTGTCGGGGTGATGGATGCCTCGGCCATTGGGGCACCCGCTACGGTTCATGCTCGCAGCTGGGAGCAACGAACAGGAGGGCGTGTAAACGTTGACAAATTTGCCTTCCAAGATCTCTTTAAGACCTTTAATCAGGCCATTCAGGATAAAACCCCAGCATTTGATGTCATTTTCTATGCACCAGCATGGGCAGGTGACTTTGCGGACCATCTACAACCCGTTCCTCTAGCGCTAAGAGACGCCGAACATTTTATTGATATCCACCCCACCTACCGTGATCGTTTGATGCACTGGGGGGACGAGATGATTGCCGTGACGGTAGATGGTGATCTCTTTTTGGGCTACTACCGCACCGATCTCTTTGCCAACCGAAAAAACCGCATTGATTTTAAAAGCCGTTACGGCTACCCCCTCGCCCCACCTGCCACTTGGCGCCATTACCGCGATATTGCAGAGTTTTTCACAGGTCGACAGAGACCAAATGGCCATCAACTCTATGGGGTCGCAGAAGCTTTTAAACGGGGCGGCCAACAGTTTTGGGATCTATTTAGTCGGGCGGCCGCCTATACCAACGCCCCCGAGCAACCGGGTGGTCAGTTTTTTGATCCTGAGACCATGCAAGCCCAGATCAATAATCCAGGTTGGGTACAAGCCACCACCGATTATAAGGAGGCCCTAAGCTTTGCACCGCCTCATGCCATTGACTTCGGCATTGTGGAGGCTAGAAAAGCATTTCTTAGTGGTCAAACAGCCATGATCCTGGACTGGGCAGATACCGCCACGTTGGCGCCAGATGAAAAAAACAGTCAGGTTGCTGGGCGTGTTGGGTATTTCACACTACCCGGTGCCGATCGTGTTTGGAATGGTCGCTGGAAAACCTACACCCCTCCTCATCAAACAACATTTTTGGCATTTGGGGGGTGGGTCGCCAGTGTCCCTAAAAACAGTCAAGCCAAGCAGGCTGCCTGGGACTACATCATGTGGTATGCCAGCCCTGAAAACAGCCTTGCAGATGTGGTCACCAGTGGAACAGGTATCAACCCTTATAGGGAATCTCACTTTATCGCCATTGATCGATGGCTTGGCACACTCTCTCTGCCCTCGGCCTCCAATTTTTTAGGGGTTATTCAACAGAGCCTGGATGCACCACATGTGGCTTTGGATCTGCGTTTACCGGGTTTTCACCAATATACGGAAGCACTGGAAACGGAGCTGGATACCATTCTTCGGGGTAAGCAACCAATCCAAGCAGGTTTGGATCGGGTGGCTCAGCAGTGGGAGATCATTACAGATAAACTGGGGCGAGACAAACAACGCCAACACTATCGCTCATCCATGGGGTTATCCAATTCAGAGGGAGAGGAACCATGA
- a CDS encoding retron system putative HNH endonuclease codes for MKPIVKQAEPAALTQFRQIYPEANWEGLRQANPPVYPHLKAQLRQDQGGLCAYCEIDLKPKKSPQEVDDFRIEHFHPKSDIHGHWTLNWSNMLGVCHGGSQRRVTESGQRFTENKRDHSCDVPKGAKALDDIILNPLNIPKTPALFHFDRAMGSMRVDQKACAQTGISAEKAQATIDHLHLNSSRLLRMRQQVLDHLNEQLMTLMDDGLTLQQARDRLALAYLSKNHEGLWPVAFFSAIRHYLGQSAESQLTKENSAPSS; via the coding sequence GTGAAACCTATTGTTAAACAAGCAGAACCTGCTGCGTTAACTCAGTTCAGACAGATCTACCCTGAAGCCAACTGGGAAGGGCTCCGCCAAGCCAACCCCCCTGTATACCCCCATTTAAAAGCACAACTGCGCCAAGACCAGGGGGGGCTATGTGCCTATTGTGAAATTGATTTAAAACCAAAAAAGTCACCGCAGGAGGTCGATGACTTCCGCATTGAACATTTTCACCCCAAATCCGATATACATGGTCACTGGACCCTCAATTGGTCCAATATGCTTGGGGTCTGCCATGGAGGATCCCAACGTCGCGTGACAGAGTCAGGCCAACGTTTTACCGAAAATAAGCGGGATCATAGTTGTGATGTTCCCAAAGGGGCCAAAGCGCTGGATGATATCATCCTAAATCCGTTGAATATTCCAAAAACACCCGCCCTTTTTCACTTTGACCGTGCCATGGGCAGCATGCGCGTTGATCAAAAAGCCTGTGCACAAACGGGTATTTCAGCCGAAAAAGCTCAGGCGACGATCGATCATCTTCACCTCAACAGCTCTCGCCTACTACGTATGCGTCAACAGGTGTTAGACCACCTTAACGAACAGCTAATGACACTGATGGATGATGGTTTGACCCTGCAACAGGCGCGGGATCGCCTCGCCTTAGCCTATCTGAGTAAAAACCATGAAGGACTCTGGCCTGTGGCGTTTTTTTCCGCCATTCGCCACTATCTGGGGCAAAGTGCAGAGTCCCAGTTAACAAAAGAAAACAGCGCCCCTTCTTCGTAA